Proteins from one Flavobacterium sp. N2038 genomic window:
- a CDS encoding hemolysin family protein: MEISIIILCLILSAFFSGMEIAFISSNKIYLEIEKKQENFLSRILTRLTGNPSKFIAAMLIGNNVALVVYGFYMGDLILNGLISLGFHFSDLTSLAIQTIISTFIVLLTAEFLPKVFFQIYANSLIKFFAIPAFLFYRLFYYISTFFIWISDFVLRKFFKTEGDQVQLYFSKVELGNYITEQMNSVEDDQEVDSEIQIFQNALEFSGVKARDIMTPRTEIVDIDLFESVTELKELFIETGYSKIIVSQNSLDDIVGYVHSFDLFKKPKTIKSVLMTVEFVPETILIKDALSLLIKKRKNVAVVLDEYGGTSGIITIEDIVEELFGEIEDEHDLDEELIEEELGNGKYLFSTRLDVEYLNEEYKLTIPEEDSYGTLGGFIVNFTKEIPQKGDKILIDKYEFVIEEATDKKIELVKMTIKE, encoded by the coding sequence ATGGAAATTAGTATTATAATACTATGTTTAATACTATCAGCCTTTTTTTCGGGAATGGAAATAGCTTTTATTTCATCCAATAAAATTTATCTTGAAATAGAGAAAAAGCAGGAAAATTTTCTCTCAAGAATCTTAACCAGACTTACCGGGAATCCTTCCAAATTTATTGCTGCAATGCTTATTGGTAACAATGTGGCATTGGTAGTGTATGGTTTTTATATGGGGGATTTAATTCTAAACGGTCTTATAAGCTTAGGATTTCATTTTTCAGATCTTACAAGCTTAGCGATTCAAACTATCATTTCGACGTTTATCGTTTTGCTAACGGCAGAGTTTTTACCAAAAGTTTTTTTTCAGATTTATGCCAATTCTTTAATTAAATTTTTTGCAATTCCAGCTTTTCTGTTCTATCGCCTTTTTTATTATATCTCTACTTTTTTTATTTGGATTTCAGACTTTGTTTTGAGAAAGTTTTTCAAAACAGAAGGAGATCAGGTGCAATTGTATTTTAGTAAAGTGGAGTTGGGGAATTATATCACAGAGCAAATGAATTCTGTTGAAGACGATCAGGAAGTTGATTCTGAAATCCAGATTTTTCAAAATGCTTTAGAGTTTTCAGGCGTAAAAGCGCGTGATATTATGACGCCACGTACAGAAATTGTAGATATTGATTTGTTTGAAAGCGTTACAGAGCTTAAAGAGCTTTTTATTGAGACTGGTTATTCTAAAATTATAGTAAGTCAAAATTCGCTGGATGATATTGTGGGTTATGTGCATTCATTTGATTTGTTCAAAAAGCCAAAAACCATCAAATCTGTTTTGATGACAGTTGAATTTGTTCCTGAAACAATTTTGATAAAAGATGCTTTAAGTTTGCTGATCAAAAAGCGAAAAAACGTTGCCGTAGTTTTAGACGAATATGGAGGGACTTCGGGAATTATAACCATAGAAGATATTGTAGAAGAACTTTTCGGTGAGATTGAAGACGAACATGATTTAGATGAAGAATTGATTGAAGAAGAATTGGGTAATGGTAAATATTTGTTTTCTACAAGATTAGATGTCGAATATTTAAATGAAGAGTACAAATTGACAATTCCGGAAGAAGATTCATATGGAACATTAGGAGGATTTATCGTCAACTTTACGAAGGAAATTCCGCAAAAAGGAGATAAAATTCTTATAGATAAGTATGAATTTGTGATCGAAGAGGCCACAGATAAGAAAATTGAATTGGTAAAAATGACTATAAAAGAGTGA
- a CDS encoding RagB/SusD family nutrient uptake outer membrane protein, with translation MKLKNKITVLGLSFLAFSCTDLDTTNSEYLTGEQYPETTEQALNLATPVFAKTQAMLDNGGWWFAQELSSDEAVCPTRGADWDDSGKWRALSRHTWGPKTEAVVNLYNMIYSAVPQANYAIETLTPASLTNPRVAKVLAQVKVSRAYYYYLAIDSFGDVAFPTTFTGADEFPKKTPRAEVFAAIVKDVEDNVALLPKQGDDGIVRSDITQGMGYTLLAKLYLNAKVYTGTAMWEKAIAACDKVLALGYSLESNPLAPFATQNENCKENIYTIPFDQDTYKGFNLHMRTLIDLSQQTFNMSTAPWNGFATLEAHYNTFPADDKRLAGILVGQQRTKAGDIILDPKSGNANLVFTANIPNLQMSLGQNTQEQIRMAGARPVKWEIAPGAKENLSNDFPLFRLADVKLMKAEALVWLNGAGAGDALVNEIKGRAGITQTSGYTLNDILAERGREMMWEGHRRQDLIRNGKFENVWWEKSDTDPNHRLFPLPQSAINANQNLLPQNPGY, from the coding sequence ATGAAACTAAAAAATAAAATAACAGTATTAGGTTTAAGCTTTTTAGCTTTTTCTTGTACTGATCTAGATACAACAAATAGCGAGTATTTGACAGGAGAGCAATATCCTGAGACAACAGAACAAGCTTTAAATCTTGCTACTCCTGTTTTTGCTAAAACACAAGCAATGCTTGATAATGGCGGATGGTGGTTTGCTCAGGAGTTAAGCTCTGATGAAGCAGTTTGTCCTACAAGAGGAGCAGACTGGGATGATAGTGGTAAGTGGAGAGCTTTATCAAGACATACATGGGGGCCAAAAACTGAGGCAGTTGTAAATCTGTACAATATGATTTATTCTGCGGTACCACAAGCTAATTATGCGATTGAGACATTGACTCCGGCTTCTTTAACAAATCCAAGAGTAGCTAAAGTATTGGCTCAGGTAAAAGTTTCAAGAGCTTATTACTACTATTTAGCTATTGATAGTTTTGGAGATGTTGCTTTTCCAACCACTTTTACAGGTGCTGATGAGTTTCCAAAAAAGACACCAAGAGCAGAAGTTTTTGCAGCTATTGTTAAAGATGTAGAAGATAACGTAGCGTTATTACCAAAACAAGGTGATGATGGAATTGTAAGAAGTGATATTACACAAGGTATGGGGTATACACTTTTGGCTAAATTGTATCTGAACGCAAAAGTATATACTGGTACTGCAATGTGGGAGAAAGCTATCGCAGCTTGCGATAAAGTATTGGCATTAGGATATTCTCTGGAATCTAATCCGTTAGCTCCATTTGCAACTCAAAATGAAAATTGTAAAGAAAATATTTATACAATTCCTTTTGATCAGGATACTTACAAAGGGTTTAATCTTCATATGCGTACATTAATTGATTTGTCTCAGCAGACTTTCAACATGAGTACAGCTCCATGGAATGGTTTTGCGACTCTGGAAGCGCACTACAATACATTTCCTGCAGATGATAAAAGGTTAGCAGGTATTCTTGTAGGACAGCAAAGAACAAAAGCGGGAGATATTATTCTAGATCCTAAATCAGGGAATGCAAACTTAGTTTTTACGGCTAATATTCCGAATCTACAAATGTCTCTTGGACAAAATACGCAAGAGCAGATTAGAATGGCCGGAGCCAGACCTGTTAAATGGGAAATTGCTCCGGGAGCGAAAGAAAATTTAAGTAATGACTTTCCTCTTTTCAGATTAGCAGACGTGAAGCTTATGAAAGCTGAAGCTTTAGTTTGGTTAAATGGTGCTGGTGCAGGTGATGCATTAGTAAATGAAATTAAGGGCAGAGCCGGAATTACTCAAACAAGCGGTTACACTTTGAATGATATTTTAGCTGAAAGAGGTAGAGAGATGATGTGGGAAGGACACCGTCGTCAGGATTTAATTCGTAACGGTAAATTTGAAAATGTATGGTGGGAAAAATCAGATACAGATCCTAACCATAGATTGTTCCCTCTTCCTCAGTCTGCAATCAATGCAAACCAAAACTTATTGCCACAAAACCCAGGATATTAA
- a CDS encoding SusE domain-containing protein encodes MKKLTFLLLGLLAFAVTSCSDDDPDIIVNENEKITTLPVLEALPAPAEYAVQQDVNEDKEAGTFKWSAANLQYNGPVSYYIQIAPAGSDFSSAVDVFSTSVSTTSQAFTFGDLNAAVNRLSATLISNGKAKIKFGTLAEFDVRVKAIAEKSLVVGYSTTQLMKINAYEKIVVITPTLFLVGAPQAYYGKSGWDEKNGLSMKYVGDSKKGTKVFEAYVKVAIGDGFKFTGDGKTWDNGNYGTDGAVAAISGGQEFSLKDSGASSDLKVAEADGAGLYYVRVDMDAMKVKVIKMNWGVIGAATAGGWNDESAMGYDFASNTWAYAGTDITAGEMKFRSKNTGIYINGSEGSWTYNVGDLLFVGDGGTGKNFVVAAGAKPKLVVNFDGTAVVSGL; translated from the coding sequence ATGAAAAAATTAACTTTTTTATTACTAGGACTACTTGCATTTGCTGTAACATCATGTAGTGATGACGATCCGGATATTATCGTAAACGAAAACGAAAAAATAACAACTTTACCAGTTTTGGAAGCTCTTCCGGCACCTGCTGAATATGCTGTTCAACAAGATGTAAATGAAGATAAAGAAGCAGGTACTTTTAAATGGTCTGCAGCAAATTTACAATACAACGGACCGGTAAGCTATTACATTCAAATTGCTCCGGCTGGGAGTGATTTTTCTAGCGCTGTAGATGTGTTTTCAACTAGTGTTTCAACTACATCACAAGCTTTTACTTTTGGAGATTTAAATGCAGCTGTAAATAGACTAAGTGCTACATTGATTTCTAATGGAAAAGCAAAAATTAAATTTGGTACTTTGGCTGAATTTGATGTGCGTGTTAAAGCAATTGCTGAAAAATCTTTAGTGGTTGGTTATTCTACAACACAATTAATGAAAATTAATGCTTACGAAAAAATTGTGGTTATTACTCCAACATTATTTTTAGTTGGTGCTCCACAAGCTTATTATGGAAAATCTGGCTGGGATGAGAAAAATGGTCTTTCAATGAAGTATGTTGGAGATTCGAAAAAAGGTACAAAAGTTTTTGAAGCTTATGTAAAAGTTGCTATTGGAGATGGATTCAAATTTACAGGAGACGGAAAAACTTGGGATAATGGTAACTATGGTACAGATGGAGCAGTTGCTGCAATTTCTGGAGGACAAGAATTTAGTTTAAAAGACTCAGGCGCGAGTAGCGATCTTAAAGTTGCTGAGGCTGACGGTGCTGGATTATACTATGTTCGTGTTGATATGGATGCAATGAAAGTTAAAGTTATAAAAATGAACTGGGGTGTAATTGGTGCTGCTACTGCTGGTGGATGGAATGACGAAAGCGCAATGGGGTATGATTTTGCATCAAACACTTGGGCATATGCAGGAACAGATATTACCGCAGGAGAAATGAAATTCAGATCTAAAAATACTGGTATTTACATTAACGGAAGTGAAGGAAGCTGGACATACAATGTAGGTGATTTACTTTTTGTTGGTGATGGTGGTACAGGTAAAAACTTTGTAGTTGCTGCTGGTGCTAAACCAAAATTAGTAGTGAATTTTGATGGAACTGCTGTTGTTTCAGGATTGTAA
- a CDS encoding alpha-amylase family glycosyl hydrolase: MKKTILLILFLLSITAYSQQITVSPAVFQVNQSITITASFTSSTCNTMGTNPTKVYMHSGIGTEANPWQVTKGNWGADDGVGLMTKNANGTWSITITPSIYFGLNATQQAAAVKMGLVFRNANGSQTLKLAPSCSDFFLNVGSFQVTLNSPAENSSTILASGSAFNIAATNTNGVASYVLKSNGVEINANTSTSSYAFNHTGIVDNQSYELAVTQGATTVVKKFSVVIDPNTVSEAMPAGLVDGINYNTADATKATLVLDAPLKDFVYVAGSFNNWQPTTAYAMKKDPVSGKFWLELTGLVSGQNNTYQYWVVDKTPLANSPSMVKVADPYSTLVLSPYDDPSIPATSYPNIPAYPAGQSFEVTVLKTGQTPYNWQVTNFVKPEKDKLVVYEVLVRDFDATRNFQSLIDRIEYFKTLKINAIELMPVMEFEGNESWGYNTSFHMALDKFYGTSDKLKELIDLCHQNGIAVILDVALNHAFGRNPMIRMWMNDPDGDGFGSPTTENPYFNTVAKHTYSVGEDFNHQSAKTQYYVDRVIKQWIEEYKIDGFRWDLTKGFTQACTASDQACTDGYQQDRVDVLRKYADYSWSLDPTHYIIFEHLGNSDLEEQQWANYRVGETPSKGVMMWGKMTDQYNELSMGYTSNISRMMSSNHGFTGNRLMGYAESHDEERLMYKNVKYGNSAGSYNVKTLNTALSRMSAIGAVSLLVPGPKMIWHFGELGWDDSIYTCNNGTINDTSATIGGDCKLDTKPQPQWAENWLGDTNRNKIYYDWAKMINMKVTEPVFLGTATMANTSAVTVNIKITNSNLAATQLKDVLIIANFDVTAKNVATGFQYAGAWYNLMENTTLNVTDVNATINLGPGEYRIYGNKTANLALPEFETGNTVNLYPNPVVNYFTLNIATTKVQVYAISGQLVKSFASSGNVDFQFGVSELKTGLYFVKALDENNKVQVMKFIKK; encoded by the coding sequence ATGAAAAAAACTATACTTTTAATTCTCTTTTTATTATCGATTACTGCATATTCTCAGCAAATTACAGTTTCCCCGGCTGTATTTCAGGTAAATCAGTCCATAACGATTACAGCTTCATTTACATCAAGTACTTGTAATACAATGGGCACTAATCCGACGAAAGTTTATATGCATTCAGGAATTGGTACCGAAGCCAATCCATGGCAGGTTACCAAAGGAAATTGGGGTGCCGATGATGGTGTTGGTCTGATGACAAAAAATGCAAATGGTACCTGGAGTATCACCATTACACCAAGCATTTATTTTGGATTAAATGCGACTCAGCAAGCTGCGGCAGTAAAAATGGGGCTTGTATTTAGAAACGCTAACGGATCTCAAACCTTAAAATTAGCACCATCTTGTTCTGACTTTTTTCTGAATGTTGGCTCTTTTCAGGTAACGCTAAATTCTCCTGCTGAAAACAGCAGTACAATTTTGGCTTCAGGTTCTGCTTTTAATATTGCAGCAACAAATACAAATGGTGTCGCAAGTTATGTTTTAAAATCAAATGGAGTTGAGATTAACGCCAACACAAGTACATCCAGTTACGCATTCAATCATACTGGTATTGTTGATAATCAGAGTTACGAATTAGCGGTTACTCAGGGGGCAACGACGGTTGTGAAAAAATTCTCGGTCGTTATCGATCCAAACACAGTTTCAGAGGCAATGCCGGCTGGATTGGTAGATGGAATAAATTACAATACTGCAGATGCAACAAAAGCGACTCTGGTTTTAGATGCACCCTTAAAGGATTTTGTTTACGTTGCCGGAAGTTTTAATAATTGGCAGCCAACAACAGCATATGCAATGAAAAAAGATCCGGTTTCAGGTAAATTCTGGCTGGAATTGACAGGATTGGTTTCTGGACAAAATAATACATATCAATATTGGGTTGTTGATAAAACGCCTCTTGCGAATTCTCCATCAATGGTAAAAGTCGCTGATCCTTATTCAACTTTAGTGTTGTCGCCGTATGATGATCCTTCGATTCCGGCAACTTCTTATCCAAATATTCCCGCTTATCCGGCAGGTCAGAGCTTTGAAGTTACCGTTCTTAAAACAGGACAAACGCCTTACAACTGGCAGGTTACGAATTTTGTAAAGCCAGAAAAAGACAAGTTAGTAGTTTATGAGGTTTTAGTTCGTGATTTTGATGCTACAAGAAATTTTCAAAGTTTAATAGATCGAATTGAATATTTTAAAACGCTTAAAATTAATGCTATCGAATTAATGCCGGTAATGGAGTTTGAAGGCAATGAAAGTTGGGGGTATAATACCTCGTTTCATATGGCATTAGATAAATTTTACGGTACATCAGATAAATTAAAGGAGCTTATCGATTTGTGTCATCAAAACGGAATCGCTGTTATTCTGGATGTGGCTTTAAATCATGCTTTCGGGAGAAACCCAATGATAAGAATGTGGATGAATGATCCGGACGGAGACGGCTTTGGTTCTCCAACGACAGAAAATCCATACTTTAATACCGTTGCAAAACATACCTATAGTGTAGGGGAAGATTTTAATCATCAATCTGCAAAAACACAATATTATGTAGATCGTGTTATCAAACAATGGATTGAAGAGTATAAAATTGATGGTTTCCGTTGGGATTTAACCAAAGGATTTACACAAGCATGTACAGCTTCAGATCAGGCTTGTACAGATGGATATCAGCAGGATAGAGTTGATGTTTTAAGAAAATATGCAGATTATTCTTGGAGTCTTGACCCGACACATTACATTATTTTTGAACATTTAGGAAATTCTGATCTTGAAGAGCAACAATGGGCAAATTACAGAGTGGGAGAAACACCAAGCAAAGGAGTTATGATGTGGGGTAAAATGACAGATCAGTACAATGAATTGTCTATGGGATATACTAGTAATATATCAAGAATGATGAGTTCTAATCATGGCTTTACAGGAAACCGTTTAATGGGTTATGCCGAAAGTCATGACGAAGAACGTTTGATGTATAAAAATGTAAAATATGGAAATTCGGCAGGAAGTTACAATGTAAAAACATTGAATACGGCTTTGTCAAGAATGTCAGCAATTGGCGCCGTTTCATTACTGGTTCCTGGTCCAAAAATGATTTGGCATTTTGGTGAGTTAGGGTGGGATGATTCAATTTATACGTGTAATAATGGTACTATAAATGACACTTCGGCAACGATTGGCGGCGATTGTAAATTAGATACGAAGCCGCAACCACAATGGGCAGAAAATTGGTTGGGAGATACAAATCGTAATAAGATTTATTATGATTGGGCAAAAATGATCAACATGAAAGTTACAGAACCTGTGTTTTTAGGAACCGCTACTATGGCAAATACAAGTGCAGTAACTGTAAATATAAAAATTACAAACAGCAATCTTGCAGCGACACAATTAAAAGATGTGCTAATCATTGCCAATTTTGATGTTACGGCAAAGAATGTTGCAACAGGATTTCAATATGCGGGAGCATGGTACAACCTGATGGAGAATACAACCTTAAATGTTACCGATGTAAATGCTACAATAAATTTAGGTCCGGGAGAGTACAGAATCTACGGAAATAAAACAGCCAATTTGGCGCTGCCTGAATTTGAAACTGGAAATACGGTTAATTTATACCCAAATCCGGTAGTTAATTATTTTACCCTGAATATTGCGACTACAAAAGTGCAGGTTTATGCAATATCAGGTCAATTAGTAAAAAGCTTTGCTTCAAGTGGAAATGTAGATTTTCAGTTTGGTGTAAGCGAGTTAAAAACAGGATTATATTTTGTAAAAGCACTGGATGAAAATAATAAAGTTCAGGTAATGAAATTTATTAAAAAATAA
- a CDS encoding type III pantothenate kinase, whose product MVLTVDVGNTRIKASVFEGSTALENFVFEKNELEKNIEKILIKFSNCSDLVVSSVGKIEKESFLAFENRLKVHFFTHEDIFPFKNKYATPKTLGIDRMILASGATLQFPKQNRLVIDAGTCITYDFIDENDNYLGGAISPGLRLRYESLHNFTARLPLLALENPDSYIGNSTPQAIHSGVVNGFVYEIDGFIDEYRANFSNFIIILTGGDADFLAKRLKNTIFANSNFLLESLNQTFQYKTDND is encoded by the coding sequence ATGGTTTTAACTGTTGATGTTGGGAATACTCGGATTAAAGCATCTGTATTTGAGGGAAGTACTGCTCTTGAGAATTTTGTTTTTGAGAAAAATGAGCTTGAAAAAAATATTGAAAAAATATTAATAAAATTTTCAAATTGTTCCGATTTGGTCGTTTCTTCGGTTGGAAAAATTGAAAAAGAGTCTTTTTTGGCTTTCGAAAACCGATTGAAAGTTCACTTTTTTACACATGAAGACATTTTTCCATTCAAAAATAAATATGCAACGCCAAAAACCTTAGGAATAGATAGAATGATTTTGGCTTCCGGGGCTACATTACAATTTCCAAAACAAAATAGATTGGTTATTGATGCCGGAACTTGCATAACTTACGATTTTATCGACGAAAACGATAATTATCTGGGCGGAGCCATTTCTCCGGGACTTCGTTTGCGTTATGAATCTTTGCATAACTTTACAGCACGACTGCCTTTGCTTGCCTTAGAGAATCCGGATTCTTATATCGGAAACTCAACGCCACAGGCAATTCATTCTGGTGTTGTTAATGGATTCGTCTATGAGATAGATGGTTTTATCGATGAATATCGGGCAAACTTTTCAAATTTTATAATAATTTTAACGGGAGGCGATGCAGATTTTTTGGCTAAACGATTAAAAAATACCATATTTGCCAATTCAAATTTCTTACTAGAGAGTTTGAATCAAACTTTTCAATATAAAACCGACAATGATTAA
- the lptC gene encoding LPS export ABC transporter periplasmic protein LptC, which produces MNLPKRYIISVVTVLAVTLFFGCESNFKEVQRSNFAEFVPGSDADTVDIKYTDSGRITGVLKSPKMLDYSNLEFPFTDFPKGIDVTLYDKKQKRTFIRSNYAVSYKQTGIIDLQGKVKITSEAGQVLETEQLYFDQKNEWFYTERKFKLTDAKGVSNGQGVDFSKDFKVINSQRISGEIESNE; this is translated from the coding sequence ATGAATTTACCAAAGAGATATATTATAAGCGTTGTCACAGTTCTTGCTGTGACACTGTTTTTTGGATGCGAAAGTAATTTTAAAGAAGTTCAGCGAAGTAACTTCGCAGAGTTTGTTCCGGGAAGTGACGCTGATACTGTTGATATAAAATATACAGATTCCGGACGTATTACAGGAGTCCTAAAAAGTCCTAAGATGTTGGATTATTCTAATTTAGAATTCCCTTTTACAGACTTTCCAAAAGGCATTGATGTAACGCTTTATGATAAAAAACAAAAGCGTACTTTTATCAGATCAAATTATGCCGTATCGTATAAACAAACCGGAATAATAGATTTACAGGGAAAAGTAAAAATTACGTCAGAAGCAGGGCAGGTTCTGGAAACAGAACAGCTTTATTTTGATCAGAAAAATGAATGGTTCTATACCGAAAGAAAATTTAAGCTTACTGATGCTAAAGGAGTTTCAAATGGACAAGGGGTAGATTTTAGTAAAGATTTTAAAGTGATTAATTCACAGCGAATAAGCGGTGAAATTGAATCAAACGAATAA